Proteins encoded within one genomic window of Candidatus Leptovillus gracilis:
- a CDS encoding alpha/beta hydrolase translates to MRRRNIALLVVLLLLTGFVIIPFAIPLNEDGVDPRQLAGPDGAFITLQGVTVYYETLGEPDAPTVLFIHGLYGSTASWRYNMADLAAAGYRVIAYDRPGFGLSDKAADFDYALNNQVDLALALLDALGVGETAVVGHSAGAKTAVELARRQPERVTQLVLVDALTTAGGPPAFVGRLVELPPVWQWARIGLQAYFTRQNLEASLGSFYVNPSFLEEADYDAYWRAFQTPGWDVALLALTRDSAGEQMREEDLRQITTDTLLLWGEQDATTPLAQGENLARLLPNSELVVIPQSGHQPFEEQAEAFNTALLLFLRR, encoded by the coding sequence ATGCGCCGACGCAACATTGCTCTGTTGGTTGTTCTGCTTCTGTTAACAGGCTTCGTCATCATCCCCTTTGCCATCCCCCTTAACGAGGATGGCGTAGATCCGCGCCAACTGGCCGGGCCAGACGGCGCATTCATCACCCTACAAGGGGTCACTGTCTATTATGAAACGCTGGGTGAGCCGGACGCGCCGACGGTCCTCTTCATTCATGGTTTGTATGGTTCCACCGCCTCCTGGCGCTACAACATGGCCGACCTGGCGGCGGCCGGGTATCGGGTTATCGCCTATGACCGCCCTGGGTTTGGCCTGTCGGACAAAGCAGCCGACTTTGATTACGCCCTGAACAACCAGGTTGACCTGGCGCTGGCCTTGTTGGATGCGTTGGGGGTGGGAGAAACGGCCGTTGTCGGGCACAGCGCCGGAGCCAAGACGGCCGTCGAACTGGCGCGGCGTCAGCCGGAGCGGGTGACGCAGTTGGTCCTGGTGGACGCCCTGACGACGGCCGGCGGGCCGCCAGCTTTTGTCGGCCGGTTGGTGGAACTGCCGCCGGTGTGGCAGTGGGCGCGGATCGGGCTGCAAGCCTACTTCACGCGGCAGAATCTAGAGGCGTCGTTAGGCAGCTTTTACGTGAACCCTTCCTTTTTAGAGGAGGCGGATTATGATGCCTACTGGCGCGCTTTCCAGACGCCGGGTTGGGACGTGGCGCTGCTGGCGCTGACCCGCGACAGCGCCGGGGAACAAATGCGCGAAGAGGATTTGCGCCAGATCACGACCGATACGCTGCTGCTGTGGGGCGAGCAGGACGCCACCACGCCGCTGGCGCAGGGCGAAAACTTGGCGCGGCTGCTGCCCAACAGCGAACTAGTGGTCATTCCCCAGAGCGGGCATCAGCCATTTGAGGAGCAGGCCGAGGCGTTTAACACCGCACTGTTATTGTTTTTGCGGCGTTGA
- a CDS encoding winged helix-turn-helix transcriptional regulator yields MIDVNPPPIALERLTEQLKALANPKRLQMIHLLMEGVHCNCELGEALDMAPNLISHHMSILRDIGLVEMERDAVDGRWVYFSLNEAALTALNQDFGAFFAMARIKPRRPTCGPQGSVVSMSEIAIG; encoded by the coding sequence ATGATTGATGTAAATCCACCACCTATTGCCCTGGAGCGCCTGACCGAACAATTGAAAGCGCTGGCGAACCCCAAACGCCTGCAAATGATCCATTTGCTGATGGAAGGGGTGCATTGCAACTGCGAATTGGGCGAAGCGCTGGACATGGCGCCCAACTTAATCTCGCACCACATGAGCATCCTACGAGATATTGGACTGGTGGAAATGGAGCGAGATGCGGTTGACGGCCGTTGGGTCTATTTTTCGCTCAATGAAGCGGCGCTAACCGCACTCAACCAGGATTTTGGCGCGTTTTTTGCCATGGCGCGCATCAAACCGCGCCGCCCGACTTGCGGACCGCAAGGTTCGGTTGTGTCCATGAGTGAAATTGCCATCGGCTGA
- a CDS encoding TRC40/GET3/ArsA family transport-energizing ATPase, with product MNTQFIFFSGKGGVGKTSMACATAVRHADAGQRTLIITTDPAANLADVFEQPIGHHMTPLTGIANLWAMEIDPDTATEEYKERALAPLRDIFPAPMVEVINEQMSGPCTAEVAAFDRFTDFLVLDNEADQPVEFDVIVFDTAPTGHTIRLLELPAEWANTISAAEQGSGQTCIGPAAAIQSAKFKYERALAILRDPAQTRFTFVLHPEAIAIHETRRAIGELGKLEIHTHELIINGIIPPEATDNALFAARAEMQAGYLTQIERDLPYPARRMFLMDGEIKGIERLRTVAALLHGEETNPFSSNGHTAANGHTAVPAPFILSHPAELMPRILPNGHRRTIFFAGKGGVGKTVASCATAVWLANQGIKTLLLTTDPAAHLGNVLGEPVGDEPAPLVGLPNLWAVKIDPKAMGEVYKKRILDDARQRGRPEGAIKAMAEELDSPCTEEIAAFDRFIEFASDGPWQSVVFDTAPTGHTLRMLELPMDWSKQIDVKAFASVDTAVADDIAKQRFADVIDMMRRPERSTFAFVMYPESTPIIEAYRASQELATLDIPTGLAVANFVIPEEQADTPFTKSRRAMQAGYLAEIQERFDTPVLTIPLLPQEVQGLAMLAELGQQMYGKPVMT from the coding sequence ATGAACACCCAATTTATCTTCTTCTCCGGCAAAGGCGGCGTGGGCAAAACCAGCATGGCCTGCGCCACGGCCGTGCGCCACGCCGACGCCGGCCAACGCACCCTGATTATCACCACCGACCCGGCGGCCAATTTAGCCGACGTGTTTGAACAACCCATCGGCCATCACATGACGCCGCTGACCGGCATCGCCAACCTGTGGGCCATGGAAATTGATCCCGACACAGCCACCGAAGAGTACAAAGAGCGCGCGCTGGCCCCTCTGCGCGACATCTTTCCCGCACCGATGGTCGAAGTCATTAACGAGCAAATGAGTGGCCCCTGCACCGCCGAAGTAGCCGCCTTCGACCGCTTCACCGACTTCCTGGTGCTGGACAACGAAGCCGATCAGCCGGTAGAGTTTGACGTGATCGTCTTCGATACCGCGCCCACCGGCCACACCATTCGCCTGCTGGAACTGCCGGCCGAATGGGCCAACACCATCAGCGCCGCCGAACAAGGCAGCGGACAGACTTGCATCGGGCCAGCCGCCGCCATCCAGAGCGCCAAATTCAAATACGAACGCGCTTTGGCGATTTTGCGCGACCCGGCGCAGACGCGCTTCACCTTTGTGCTGCACCCGGAAGCCATCGCCATCCACGAAACGCGGCGCGCCATCGGCGAACTGGGCAAACTGGAAATCCACACCCACGAGCTAATCATCAACGGCATCATCCCGCCGGAAGCCACCGACAACGCCCTCTTTGCCGCCCGCGCCGAGATGCAGGCGGGCTACCTGACCCAGATAGAGCGCGACCTGCCCTACCCGGCGCGGCGCATGTTCCTGATGGATGGCGAGATTAAGGGGATTGAGCGCTTGCGCACCGTTGCCGCTCTGCTGCACGGAGAGGAAACCAACCCCTTCAGCAGCAACGGCCACACGGCCGCCAACGGCCACACGGCCGTTCCCGCCCCTTTCATACTGTCCCATCCAGCCGAATTGATGCCGCGCATCCTGCCGAACGGCCATCGCCGCACCATCTTCTTCGCCGGTAAGGGGGGTGTGGGCAAGACAGTTGCTTCCTGCGCAACGGCCGTTTGGCTGGCAAATCAGGGCATCAAAACCTTACTGCTCACCACTGACCCGGCTGCCCATTTGGGCAACGTCCTGGGTGAACCGGTCGGCGACGAACCGGCGCCGTTGGTCGGGCTGCCCAATTTGTGGGCGGTGAAAATTGATCCCAAAGCGATGGGTGAAGTGTACAAAAAGCGCATCCTCGACGACGCCCGCCAGCGCGGCCGTCCCGAAGGGGCGATCAAAGCCATGGCCGAAGAGTTGGACTCCCCCTGCACCGAAGAGATCGCCGCCTTCGACCGCTTCATCGAATTTGCCTCTGATGGACCGTGGCAGAGTGTCGTTTTTGACACCGCGCCCACCGGCCATACCCTGCGCATGTTGGAACTGCCGATGGACTGGAGCAAGCAGATAGACGTGAAGGCGTTTGCCTCGGTGGATACGGCCGTTGCTGATGACATCGCCAAACAACGTTTCGCCGATGTGATTGACATGATGCGCCGCCCGGAACGCAGCACCTTCGCCTTTGTCATGTACCCGGAATCCACGCCCATCATCGAGGCCTACCGCGCCAGCCAGGAATTGGCGACGCTGGACATTCCCACCGGTCTGGCCGTGGCTAACTTCGTCATTCCCGAAGAGCAGGCCGACACACCCTTCACAAAATCTCGCCGGGCCATGCAGGCTGGCTACCTGGCGGAAATCCAGGAACGCTTCGATACGCCCGTGCTGACCATCCCCCTGCTGCCGCAGGAGGTGCAAGGGCTGGCGATGCTGGCCGAACTGGGCCAACAGATGTATGGGAAACCAGTGATGACTTAA
- a CDS encoding DUF488 domain-containing protein, producing MFYRQKLLVALIEISGGSLPNTDLQKLLFLFCQETGQNYYDFFPYKYGPFSFTSYDDKQKLTNKGVLKKGDSFVLAAPSSYLTQLKKSDVAALQQLMIRHKLRGSALVHQVYLAYPQYAARSHIVDKLLTEQEKDYISSAWDKETISTLFTIGYEGSSIDDYLHRLLFNNVQTLIDVRRNPISRKHGFSQRQLQQYTGKVGIRYVHLPELGIASHLRKNLVDQDDYTVLFEQYNQDILPQQTVALAKITHLLQSDKRIALTCFEADPCMCHRHKIAQQLEAGIDCPIVHI from the coding sequence ATGTTTTATCGCCAGAAATTATTAGTGGCTCTGATTGAAATAAGTGGTGGCTCCCTTCCTAATACTGATTTACAAAAATTACTCTTTTTGTTTTGCCAGGAAACAGGTCAAAACTACTACGATTTTTTCCCCTACAAATACGGTCCTTTTAGCTTCACCTCTTACGATGACAAGCAAAAGCTGACTAACAAAGGGGTGTTAAAAAAAGGCGATTCTTTTGTGCTGGCTGCTCCATCTTCCTATTTAACACAGTTGAAGAAAAGTGATGTTGCTGCTTTACAGCAGCTTATGATCCGGCATAAATTGCGCGGCAGCGCACTTGTACACCAAGTATATTTGGCATACCCACAATATGCTGCCCGCAGCCATATTGTAGATAAATTATTAACGGAACAGGAGAAAGACTATATATCTTCTGCTTGGGATAAAGAAACAATATCCACACTATTTACTATTGGCTACGAAGGCAGCAGCATTGATGATTACTTACACCGCCTACTATTTAATAATGTTCAAACTTTGATAGATGTGCGCCGCAATCCAATCTCTCGTAAGCATGGTTTTTCCCAAAGACAGCTACAACAATATACCGGCAAGGTAGGTATTCGTTATGTACATTTGCCAGAATTGGGAATCGCTTCTCATCTCAGGAAAAACCTCGTAGACCAGGATGACTATACAGTTCTTTTTGAGCAATATAATCAAGATATACTGCCCCAACAAACAGTGGCATTGGCAAAAATCACACACCTGCTCCAATCTGATAAACGCATTGCTTTAACCTGTTTTGAAGCGGATCCCTGCATGTGCCATCGTCACAAAATTGCCCAACAATTAGAAGCAGGGATTGATTGCCCTATTGTTCACATTTAG
- a CDS encoding zinc ribbon domain-containing protein encodes MPMYDFRCTQCGHPFTVRASFQQKDAGLQPECPVCHSIETQQVLTAGIFIGQAAAKGSSMPLPMMSGTTCGCGSGGCGCG; translated from the coding sequence ATGCCGATGTACGATTTTCGCTGTACACAATGTGGACATCCGTTTACTGTGCGGGCATCGTTCCAGCAGAAGGACGCCGGATTACAGCCGGAATGCCCGGTTTGCCATTCAATTGAAACGCAGCAGGTGTTGACGGCCGGTATTTTTATCGGTCAGGCGGCGGCGAAGGGAAGCAGTATGCCCCTGCCGATGATGAGCGGCACAACTTGCGGCTGTGGTTCCGGCGGGTGCGGCTGTGGTTAA